DNA from Verrucomicrobiaceae bacterium:
GCAGGTAGATAAAACCGGTCTGAAGCACGAAACCCGCCGCCATCAGCGCGATGCGTGCCCGCGCCTGCTTCCACACGCCCGATTTCAGCGCCAGCAGGGCCTGCACCACCGCACTGGCAAAGACCAGCGTGGCGGCGAGCAGGAGCAGGGTGGACAGGTTCATGAAAAAGTGGGGGCAGATACTCGCGAGCACTGGCACTCTCCGCAAGGCTGGAGCGTGCTCCATTCTTGCGTACGCACGGTCGGAGCGGCTCTATACAGGATCAGAGGCGTCATCCGCGGCGGTTTTGCTGCTGCTGCTGAGTGTGCTGGGGGTGATGCGCAGCAGGTCCACGCAGAGGCGCGGGCTTATTCACAGAAGCGCGGCGCAGACGGTCCATCATGGCGATACCCATGCCGTGCTCATGCATCGGCTCGGCGATGATCTCGTCCACGCCCAGTTCATCGAGCCGGCGCAGGCAGTGAAAGAAGCGCACCGCCGCCTCTGGCAGCTTCCCGCTGCCAGGACTCAGCATCATCACCTCCACCCAATCATGCAGACCTGCGTAGCCATCGCGCTCCTCACCGCTCAGACTCAGTAGCGCATAGCGTTTCCCTTCCTCGGCGTGGAAATCAGATGGACGAGTCAGCAGGCGCAGCGGAGTGCGCGGGGCATAATGCTTCGCGAGCTGGCCCGGTGCATCCGAGGCACTGTCATCCAAAATCGTGCGCGGAGCTAGCTGCACACGGCCATAGGGCTTCAGCTCCTCCGGAGTCAGCGGCCCGGGCCGCACGATGGTGATCAGCGGCTTCGGCTGGGCGGCCTCGATGCGCACGATGGTGGACTCCAGGCCGTGCAGACTGGCTCCGCCATCGAGAATGAGTGGGATACGGCCCTCCAGCTCGCTCATCACCGCACCCGCGCTCGTCGGGCTGATGGAGCCGAAGCGGTTCGCGCTCGGAGCAGCCAGTGGACGCTCCAGCGTGGCCACCACCCGGC
Protein-coding regions in this window:
- a CDS encoding threonylcarbamoyl-AMP synthase, with amino-acid sequence MPTYTTRIAATDEPPLLHQAVDDAVALLRAGEVVALPTETVYGLAADALNAAAVAKIFEAKERPSFDPLIVHLPHKNMLDTVAEVPADIEPVVKRLVEKFWPGPLTLLLPKKACVPDLVTAGLPTVAVRVSSNPVFRRVVATLERPLAAPSANRFGSISPTSAGAVMSELEGRIPLILDGGASLHGLESTIVRIEAAQPKPLITIVRPGPLTPEELKPYGRVQLAPRTILDDSASDAPGQLAKHYAPRTPLRLLTRPSDFHAEEGKRYALLSLSGEERDGYAGLHDWVEVMMLSPGSGKLPEAAVRFFHCLRRLDELGVDEIIAEPMHEHGMGIAMMDRLRRASVNKPAPLRGPAAHHPQHTQQQQQNRRG